A single window of Chryseobacterium shigense DNA harbors:
- a CDS encoding RHS repeat-associated core domain-containing protein, translating into DTYPPYSFNPSFPSTIQGEPTLSDAPSTDGRSTKGLPVMSLVKNIEDDNWTRNYTYYDKKGRVIGTHSINHLGGYTRSETQLDFAGVPQQILTFQVRKGGESGVMVKERFVYDNQNRLKQHYHQVDDRPEELLAENTYNELSQLTNKKVGNNLQSIDYAYNIRGWMTDINKNQMLLPDLGGKLFSYKIKYNQKDGIENPDSAQFPGKNVKAKYNGNIAEVDWRAVESLGANPPIEPKRYGYAYDGLNRLTAGYYQNPNNTGSKENTESIDYDLNGNITSLYRTSVMENGSTTATMIDNLAYTYVGNQAVRIKDNSENSTGYEGTAGFPIDYDLNGNMKNMLDKQITGINYNYLNLPSVMNIGFDQITTQIKTNYRADGVKLRKESTKSSVGISGTDVTTQVTDYLDGFQYFKSTSTGSGGNGDIDLSDSMLSRAMEPQAFSKDPGDLSIMTMATPDLQFFPTAEGFYDYIKNQYIYSYVDHLGNVRLSFGRNSAGGLEIMDANDYYPFGMSHLKTGNAYFGMGSYKAYKYNGKELQETGMYDYGARMYMADIGRWGVVDPLAEKMTRHSPYNYAWNNPIMFVDPDGRFAIPPDDYIDASTGKYLGSDGAATTNARVIYKQDWNSITSEKGSSTSADAMAALQKSSSIITVNTTQISTDLNNANKETIADQTKERQVYLGIDVTRGDIPTAQVTSVRGPDGIDGETVFSIDKFEDRSGNIIKQTVSGTNLISLGQAHTHNLITTPGMENGIGTSAKDVKTAKEYNTSIYAVDSWTGAKPGGNAIHRVTGNGTQTNNVGTTTGFNMGHDALKNFIEKQKAR; encoded by the coding sequence GATACCTATCCTCCATACAGTTTCAATCCTTCCTTCCCGTCAACCATCCAGGGAGAACCCACCTTGTCCGATGCTCCGTCCACAGATGGCAGGAGTACCAAGGGACTTCCCGTAATGAGTCTTGTAAAAAACATTGAAGACGATAACTGGACAAGGAATTATACCTATTATGATAAAAAAGGTAGAGTAATCGGAACCCATTCTATCAATCACCTGGGAGGATATACCAGAAGTGAAACTCAACTGGATTTTGCGGGGGTTCCTCAACAGATTCTTACCTTTCAGGTGAGAAAAGGAGGCGAATCAGGTGTTATGGTGAAAGAAAGATTTGTGTATGATAATCAAAACAGGCTAAAACAGCATTACCACCAGGTAGACGACAGGCCGGAGGAACTGCTGGCAGAAAACACCTACAACGAATTATCACAGCTGACCAATAAAAAAGTGGGAAATAACCTTCAAAGCATTGATTATGCTTACAATATCCGTGGCTGGATGACAGACATTAATAAAAACCAGATGCTCCTTCCTGATCTGGGAGGCAAGCTGTTTTCCTACAAAATCAAATACAACCAGAAGGACGGCATTGAAAATCCTGATTCAGCACAATTTCCGGGGAAAAACGTAAAGGCAAAATACAACGGGAATATCGCAGAAGTAGATTGGCGGGCTGTTGAATCTCTGGGAGCCAATCCACCTATAGAGCCAAAAAGATATGGTTATGCTTATGATGGATTAAACAGGTTAACGGCAGGATACTACCAGAACCCTAATAATACAGGAAGCAAAGAAAATACAGAATCAATAGACTATGATTTAAATGGAAATATTACCAGTCTTTACAGGACATCAGTGATGGAAAATGGTAGTACTACCGCAACCATGATTGATAACCTTGCCTATACCTATGTAGGAAATCAGGCTGTAAGGATTAAAGATAACAGCGAAAACAGTACAGGGTATGAAGGCACGGCAGGCTTCCCTATCGATTACGACCTGAATGGAAATATGAAAAACATGCTGGATAAACAGATTACAGGAATTAACTATAATTATCTGAATCTTCCTTCTGTTATGAACATTGGCTTTGATCAGATAACCACCCAGATTAAAACAAATTATCGTGCTGACGGAGTAAAGCTTAGAAAAGAAAGCACCAAAAGCTCTGTGGGAATTTCAGGGACAGATGTAACCACACAGGTTACAGATTACCTGGACGGTTTTCAGTATTTTAAATCTACTTCTACAGGTTCAGGAGGTAATGGTGACATAGATCTTTCAGACAGTATGCTTTCAAGAGCTATGGAACCGCAGGCTTTTTCAAAGGATCCAGGAGACCTGTCTATCATGACAATGGCAACGCCTGATTTGCAGTTCTTTCCTACCGCAGAAGGATTTTATGATTATATAAAAAATCAATATATTTACAGTTATGTGGATCATTTAGGAAATGTGAGATTAAGTTTTGGAAGAAACAGCGCAGGAGGTCTTGAGATTATGGATGCCAACGATTATTATCCTTTTGGGATGAGCCATTTAAAAACCGGAAATGCCTATTTTGGGATGGGTTCATATAAGGCATATAAGTACAATGGTAAGGAATTGCAAGAGACTGGTATGTATGATTACGGAGCAAGAATGTATATGGCGGATATTGGACGTTGGGGTGTGGTAGATCCATTGGCGGAAAAGATGACGAGACATAGTCCATATAATTATGCATGGAACAATCCAATTATGTTTGTCGATCCAGATGGAAGATTTGCAATTCCCCCAGATGATTATATTGATGCTTCAACAGGTAAATATCTGGGCAGCGATGGAGCTGCAACAACTAATGCAAGAGTCATATATAAACAAGATTGGAATAGTATCACTTCCGAAAAAGGAAGTTCTACATCGGCCGATGCTATGGCTGCTTTACAAAAGAGTAGCTCAATAATAACTGTTAATACTACTCAGATTAGTACTGACTTGAACAATGCAAATAAGGAAACGATTGCAGATCAAACAAAAGAAAGGCAAGTTTATTTAGGTATTGATGTGACACGAGGAGATATTCCAACTGCACAAGTAACTTCAGTAAGAGGACCAGACGGAATAGATGGGGAGACCGTATTCAGCATTGATAAATTTGAAGATAGAAGCGGTAATATTATAAAACAGACTGTTTCTGGGACTAATCTAATCTCACTAGGACAAGCGCATACACACAATCTTATTACAACTCCTGGAATGGAAAATGGTATAGGTACATCAGCAAAAGATGTGAAAACAGCCAAAGAATATAATACATCAATATATGCAGTAGATTCATGGACTGGTGCGAAACCGGGAGGAAATGCTATTCACAGAGTTACAGGAAATGGAACCCAAACAAATAATGTAGGTACAACCACAGGATTTAATATGGGGCACGACGCATTGAAAAATTTTATAGAAAAACAAAAAGCTCGATAA